A section of the Methanocaldococcus sp. FS406-22 genome encodes:
- the pyrE gene encoding orotate phosphoribosyltransferase has translation MDKKSKLIELLKASGCIKFGEFILASGKKSNYYIDIKKATTNPEVLKLVGEIIAEQIKNEDVKVAGVELGSVPIATAVSIIAQKPLLIVRKKPKDYGTKNKIEGELKEGDRVIIVEDVTTTGGSVLKAVKEIRENGGIVDRVFVVVDRLEGAKENLQKENVELIPLVTVKELQ, from the coding sequence ATGGATAAAAAATCCAAATTAATAGAATTACTCAAAGCATCTGGATGTATAAAGTTTGGAGAGTTCATCTTAGCTTCTGGAAAAAAAAGTAATTATTATATAGACATAAAGAAAGCCACTACAAACCCAGAAGTTTTAAAGTTAGTTGGAGAAATTATTGCTGAACAAATAAAAAATGAGGATGTAAAAGTTGCCGGTGTAGAACTTGGCTCTGTCCCTATAGCTACAGCTGTCTCAATCATTGCCCAAAAACCTCTGCTAATAGTTAGAAAAAAACCTAAGGACTATGGAACTAAAAATAAAATAGAAGGAGAGCTAAAAGAAGGAGATAGAGTTATTATTGTAGAGGATGTTACAACTACTGGAGGTAGTGTGTTAAAGGCAGTAAAAGAGATTAGAGAAAATGGAGGGATTGTTGATAGGGTCTTTGTCGTTGTAGATAGGTTAGAAGGAGCTAAAGAAAACCTACAAAAAGAGAACGTTGAGCTAATTCCATTAGTTACTGTAAAAGAATTACAATGA
- the aksF gene encoding homoisocitrate dehydrogenase yields MMKVCVIEGDGIGKEVIPEAVKILNELGDFEIIKAEAGLECLKKYGDALPEETIEKAKEADVILFGAITSPKPGEVKNYRSPIITLRKMFNLYANVRPINNFGIGQLIGKIADYKFLDVKNIDMVIIRENTEDLYVGKERLEGDIAIAERFITRKGCERIIKFAFEYAVKNNRKKVSCIHKANVLRVTDGLFLEVFNEIKKHYEIEADDYLVDSTALNLIKNPEKFDVIVTTNMFGDILSDEASALIGGLGLAPSANIGEDKALFEPVHGSAPDIAGKKIANPMASILSVAMLFDYIGEKEKGDLIRGAVKYCLINKKVTPDLGGNLKTEEVGNEILNYIKLKG; encoded by the coding sequence ATGATGAAGGTGTGCGTTATAGAAGGGGATGGAATAGGGAAAGAAGTTATTCCAGAAGCAGTAAAAATATTAAATGAGCTTGGAGATTTTGAGATAATAAAAGCAGAGGCAGGATTAGAGTGTTTAAAAAAGTATGGGGATGCTTTACCAGAAGAAACAATAGAAAAAGCCAAAGAAGCAGATGTTATTTTATTCGGGGCAATAACATCACCAAAACCCGGAGAGGTTAAAAACTATAGAAGTCCTATAATAACTTTGAGGAAGATGTTTAATTTATATGCCAATGTAAGGCCAATAAATAACTTTGGTATTGGGCAGTTAATTGGGAAGATAGCAGATTACAAATTTTTAGATGTCAAAAATATTGATATGGTTATTATCAGAGAAAATACGGAAGATTTATATGTTGGAAAGGAGAGATTAGAGGGCGATATAGCCATAGCTGAAAGGTTTATCACAAGAAAAGGTTGTGAAAGGATAATAAAATTTGCATTTGAATATGCAGTAAAAAACAATAGAAAAAAGGTTTCATGCATCCACAAAGCTAATGTGTTGAGGGTTACTGATGGGTTATTCTTGGAGGTATTTAATGAAATAAAAAAACATTATGAAATAGAGGCAGATGATTATTTAGTTGATTCAACAGCCCTAAATCTTATAAAAAACCCAGAAAAGTTTGATGTTATTGTAACAACAAACATGTTTGGGGATATTCTATCAGATGAAGCATCAGCATTAATTGGAGGTTTGGGCTTAGCTCCATCAGCAAATATTGGGGAAGATAAAGCACTATTTGAGCCAGTGCATGGCTCTGCCCCAGACATAGCCGGGAAAAAAATTGCTAATCCGATGGCATCTATCTTAAGTGTTGCTATGCTCTTCGATTATATTGGAGAAAAAGAGAAAGGAGATTTGATTAGAGGGGCAGTTAAATACTGTCTAATAAATAAAAAAGTCACTCCTGATTTAGGGGGGAACTTAAAAACAGAAGAAGTTGGGAACGAAATTCTAAATTACATAAAATTAAAGGGATAA
- the glyA gene encoding bifunctional serine hydroxymethyltransferase/L-allo-threonine aldolase: MEYSDVPKFIRDISIKQHEWMRESIKLIASENITSLAVREACSTDFMHRYAEGLPGKRLYQGCKYIDEVETLCIELAKDLFKAEHANVQPTSGVVANLAVFFAETKPGDKLMALSVPDGGHISHWKVSAAGIRGLKVINHPFDPEEMNIDADAMVKKILEEKPKLILFGGSLFPFPHPVADAYEAAQEVGAKIAYDGAHVLGLIAGKQFQDPLREGAEYLMGSTHKTFFGPQGGIILTTEENADKIDTHVFPGVVSNHHLHHKAGLAIALAEMLEFGEAYAKQVIKNAKALAQALYERGFNVLCEHKDFTESHQVIIDIESSQDIEFSASELAKMYEEANIILNKNLLPWDDVNNSDNPSGIRLGTQECTRLGMKEKEMEEIAEFMKRIAIDKEKPEKVREDVIEFAREYSKIHYSFDDGDGFKYLKFY; this comes from the coding sequence ATGGAATATTCGGATGTTCCGAAATTTATTAGAGATATCTCTATAAAACAGCATGAGTGGATGAGAGAGAGCATAAAATTGATTGCAAGTGAAAACATAACAAGTTTAGCAGTTAGAGAGGCTTGTTCAACAGATTTTATGCATAGATACGCTGAAGGACTGCCAGGAAAGAGATTATACCAAGGATGTAAATATATAGATGAAGTTGAAACACTTTGTATAGAGTTAGCTAAAGACTTATTTAAGGCAGAACATGCAAATGTCCAGCCAACAAGTGGAGTTGTTGCGAACTTAGCAGTTTTCTTTGCTGAAACAAAGCCGGGAGATAAATTAATGGCTTTAAGTGTTCCGGATGGTGGGCATATAAGCCATTGGAAAGTCAGTGCTGCTGGAATTAGAGGGTTGAAAGTTATAAATCATCCATTTGACCCAGAAGAAATGAATATTGACGCTGATGCAATGGTTAAAAAAATCTTAGAAGAGAAACCAAAGTTAATATTGTTTGGAGGTTCTCTATTCCCATTCCCTCATCCAGTAGCTGATGCTTATGAAGCCGCTCAAGAAGTTGGAGCTAAGATTGCCTATGATGGAGCTCATGTCCTTGGTTTAATAGCTGGAAAACAATTCCAAGACCCATTGAGAGAGGGAGCAGAGTATTTGATGGGTAGTACTCATAAAACATTCTTTGGCCCTCAGGGGGGGATTATATTAACTACAGAAGAAAATGCTGATAAAATAGATACTCACGTGTTCCCTGGAGTTGTTAGCAATCATCACTTGCATCATAAAGCCGGTTTAGCTATTGCATTAGCTGAGATGTTGGAGTTTGGAGAGGCTTATGCTAAACAAGTGATTAAAAATGCAAAGGCGTTAGCTCAGGCGTTATATGAGAGAGGATTTAATGTTTTATGTGAGCATAAAGACTTTACAGAAAGTCATCAGGTGATTATTGATATAGAGAGTTCCCAAGACATAGAATTTTCAGCGAGTGAGTTGGCTAAGATGTATGAAGAGGCAAATATCATTTTGAATAAAAATCTCCTTCCATGGGATGATGTCAATAACTCAGATAACCCAAGTGGTATTAGGTTGGGAACACAAGAATGCACAAGATTGGGAATGAAAGAGAAAGAAATGGAGGAGATAGCTGAGTTTATGAAGAGAATAGCCATTGATAAAGAAAAACCAGAGAAAGTCAGAGAGGATGTTATAGAATTTGCCAGAGAATATTCTAAGATACATTACAGCTTTGATGATGGGGATGGATTTAAGTATTTAAAGTTTTACTAA